ACAAATTACGATTgtaaacatttaataataaaaactaacagCATTTTTATTCTAGGTtttatgtcaaaaattttagagTGACTATTAaagagattattttaaaaaatactatcaAAATACCTCTTTAATAAGTTTCGAACAGTTAATATTGAAATCATTTTGAGAATCAATTTTGATATCATCATTCCAAACTGGTGTCGAAAAATCACATTCGCCATTAGTATTATCAAATgaactgttaattaatttaggcCTGGTGCCAATATACGCACATGTTGCAAACCATTGACATTGTTCATCATTTTCTTCAGCAATACACGGAATTGCATCAAATGAAATACAATCACCAATTTTAACTTCTTCCGTCAGTGTTTtaccagaaaattttttactcttacaatataatttagaagcaacaaataaaattctatgagattttccaGAGTTATCAGTCAACTCAATGACACCACGTAGATTATTGAGACTCACAATTCGTCCTGATACAAACATTAGACCACTTTTTATTGCTACACTAGACCATGGACTGGAATCAAGTGTCCAGCAAATAGTAGCGTACCAAGTACAGTCTGAGTACTCTTCTGAACACCAGGTGTAACCAGAAAATTTCAcctatttacatataaaaaaacaaaaaaaaatttattatcaatacaatatatataagaaaatacaaatatggaattttttcataacGGTCAATGAGCttgattatttatgataagTAATTACTGGAATTAATTATGAGTGTTAATGTAGCTAACAAcccgcaatttttttaatttttgaataagccTAAGTAGTGCAGAGATGGCTTTTGAAAGAacaagacaaattttattttgtctcaaagtcaaatttttttaaataaataagacgtaCAGACATTCGTCTTAAGAGCcatagaaattttgtttttttccattttaaaagacattttaattgaaaaatcatttatatgatttatttgtaatatactTTTTGTCTTGACTCGTATCAAGTCtttgaaacaaatattttttcggtgacataaatttctgattattttgtcaacattttggtACCTTACCGATAAATCAAAAAACATGAAACAATAAGTAgcagacattaaaaaattaattcattttgaatagtaaataaaatacttatagataaaatttttttttaatctcacatcaaaaactttgaataatttttttgtgcatgttcgaaaaattttattttatttacaagtgaGGCAAAAGACTCAGTACCCAATCACTTCATATATTTGCATATCtatgtttagtaaaatttaataaatataaatatacaaatacatgagtgatcgaGCACTAGTTCCCTGCTCAGGTACTGGATTTCTTACCTCaacttgtttataaaaattacaaaattgtctgatgtctgctacttcCATTACCTTCAAAAACGTGATACTGACGTTAGCTGACGTCTTATAGttgtttgatatttttcaaaatgatgaacaaaaaaaaatgcacttagagtttttttaattttctatacatgcatattttatatttttttgtttttcttgttaatgattcgttgaaaaaaaaattaaataatcgacaattgtctgctaacttcaggaccATTTCAAAAACTGCcatcttatagatgtcataAAGCCAAGTATGATacttaagaataaataaaatataagtaaaataaaaattataaactgcgtatttaaatatttgaaaaaccaGTAcgcgtatttttttaaatttcattattttaattaattaatttattcaaaatttataaattacctcatgtttgctacattcacactcataattaattatataattaccgTGACACCGATGgaaagataattataaaaacattcaTCGGAATCGATTACTTTTcctttgtaataaaaatgatttttcttcaataatacATTATCAGTTATGCCTTTGTTGTCAAAACTTATCACTGCTGTATCTGATGATAATATATCACTGATCCAACCAGAATGTTCATAAACACGTTTACGtgatgacatttttaaaattaatttttttttatcaaaatcaatGTCGATGGTAACAAcgttgaaattaaaatgacgACGCAACGACCTCCGTTATTTGAGACTTTGTTTTGAGTTATGGAATTCTTGGAATAACAACGGAACAAAGAGACCAAAGAAACGCGGGAAGTATTAGTCGAGTTGAGATTtctcagataaatttttgccgGCATATATTctcggatatatatttttctgtgtGGGGGTGAAAattatcgaatatttttaaaaattggggTGGGGTCACTGTCTGAGAAGACccttagtttataaaaatttttaattcacctACCGACCGTGAttaagaaatctaatttggaatgatttgaAATTACGTAACTCTTAATCATTGTGAATCATTCCAAATCGTCTGAATTATTTTGCTTTCAAGTGTAAATTTTGGaatgaatcattttaaattatattgaattaaaaaataacaaaatattattttatgatttgaaattatttaaactctcgaatcattttaaattgaattgaattagaaattaattattattagaattataaatacaaacattagatttttatttcaaatatttttgcacTATTAAAtcagagaaaataatttacaataaattaaaacaaagtattacataaaaatttgaatttaaaaaaaagttagcaAATGTCCACTCTAAGCACTTGACAATTTCGATATTttatgtgaaataaaatatttaaatatctaggtattgttaaatatttttattaatataattttaatcttaatttttattataaaaataaaataaataatttaacataaatttcatATCAATAATTCACCACTACCGCCAtcatttcaattgattttgaCATTAATCAGTAGCACCATCTCCACACGAACCAATGAAACATCAACTCCATTATCCCGGAccagatcatatatcatcaaatCCTTGCCCAGTTGATGACCACATCATCGTTATCATTACTatagtaatagtaaaaataattaaaagataaaacaaATCTCGTCCTGATTACAATCGTGTGTAAACTACaagtacaataaatatatctgtgtttatttaattaattaattaatgtggTGTCAATTGTaagtaacaaaataatttttgttcattgattattcaataaaaatccaaaatgaataaagtaatttaacaATAGATGTTAATTACtctaattaatgataattgtgttaattaaaaaaagttaaatcaatactgaaaaatagaaacaaagtaATAAGATGACTTTCAAAGAAGatttacgtttattatttaaaccttattatttagtt
Above is a window of Microplitis demolitor isolate Queensland-Clemson2020A chromosome 1, iyMicDemo2.1a, whole genome shotgun sequence DNA encoding:
- the LOC103571181 gene encoding uncharacterized protein LOC103571181; the encoded protein is MSSRKRVYEHSGWISDILSSDTAVISFDNKGITDNVLLKKNHFYYKGKVIDSDECFYNYLSIGVTVKFSGYTWCSEEYSDCTWYATICWTLDSSPWSSVAIKSGLMFVSGRIVSLNNLRGVIELTDNSGKSHRILFVASKLYCKSKKFSGKTLTEEVKIGDCISFDAIPCIAEENDEQCQWFATCAYIGTRPKLINSSFDNTNGECDFSTPVWNDDIKIDSQNDFNINCSKLIKENINNPNTLFVCGRGIVVDIINDEFGVMLGEFSINCFQTIIFHRRSTFIDKLCLSMVDLAEIFTNGDRLNFVAVGAPSGFLTDWIAVQVSAVLTDLKKDAGVNNSESELSES